TTGACTGAGCAAAACCATACGAAGCACgatttatttagtaggtaaattCTTACGTGAAAGTTCAGTacctacgcttagtacgagattttatgtctcaccaacgttgatagtattcgagtgtcgaaacacttccgtgttatagtaaactggatcttaaaggcAGGATCTTAAATCAtaaaggcatttcgaaccagtggtagatgcatccgactattcgaaagtacttgtaaaagtttattcgaataaaatagatttttatattttttatatttttcttaatagcattgttttaaagctcaagtttgtctacacatctacagtcaGCGCTCCAAGCAGAAACGTtgggaaattaaaatcagtggcattgaatttttgacttcaactcAAGgcttttaggtccattttactttgactttgttgtatgttcgactctcgaattctagcaacgttggtaaGACATAAAATGgtatacagttcttgcaattcacgaaggcgagtgaactttacttgtggttacgccGTATACTCGGacattgtgtaagtgtgcgtgcatgtcggaccaatcagtcgcgagcaagcgcctgcaaacgcacacatttactgtaccttacctATACCGATACGACTCACACACAAGCATGAaacactcgccctcgtgaaatgcaagaactatactaagcgtacagaacaCATCTTACGTGAACATTTTAACACTTGACGGTTACTGTCGTTGAACTTTAATGAGATTCTCGGAGTGTTAGGGCGGAGACACTTTAACATCGAAATGTTTCACGACGCCACAGTAGTAGTTTGTTGTTTTATGTTActttaaagattaaaaaaaaaagaatgaatgttAAGTACTTATCCCTATTACTCTCTACATACATTTAGTTACCTATTTACTTTATATAAGTCCtgaaaattgctaatgcgcgtgggcgtcattttagtgacgtcaatagtagactgaagtttcgagctgatggtatatttctattccggctgacgtcaaaattagatgttgatgagacatggtttcagcgcaatagcaatttgcaggacttataccaACATAAACATCTCTTTGAGAGATTCCTATTCCTATAATATATACGTAACTATATCCATGACTCTATTGATAACAGTAACCCTTTGAAAACCTGGAAGTTTCTAAATTCACTAGGGATCGGCAAGCAACAGTATCAGACCGTGAAGAATGTAAACCTGGATgatttgaataggtattttaccACAATAACGCCAATGGAtagtcaaataaaaaatgataCTTTACACCGTTTTAGTGCAGCACCCTCTCCTGTTTTCCCCCCatttatatttaactcaatTACCCCTGATGATGTCAAGAAACACATATTGGCAATCAAATCTGATGCAGTTGGCAGTGATGGTGTAAGCCGGAAAATGATAATGCTTGTACTGGAACAAGTGACCCCGATACTTAGTCATATTCTTAATTACTCCTTATCGACTAGTACTTTTCCCAGCGCGTGGCGGGTAGCGTATGTTATTCCTGTTCCCAAAACGACTAATCCATCGTCCTTCTCTCATTATCGGCCAATTTCTATTCTTCCCTTCCTTTCTAAAGTAGCTGAACGTATAGTTTCCTCTCAACTTCGCCGCTACCTATCTTTTAATAACCTACTTAATCCTCACCAATCAGGTTTCCGGCCAGGGCACAGCACTGTCACAGCGCTCACCAAGATATGTGATGACATTCGCTACGGCCTCGACAACCAACTTGTGACAATTATTGTTCTTTTAGACTTTAGTAATGCCTTTAACTCGGTTGATTTGGATATAATGTTGGCCACGCTTAAGTCTGTTAATATATCGCAAGAAGTGGTGGACTGGTTTCATTCTTATTTATGGAATCGTCAGCAATGTGTCcgcattgataataatttttcctCCGTTTCCTGTCTTCGTGCCGGTGTACCTCAAGGAGGTGTCCTTTCGCCACTTttatttgctatttttattaattctatCTCCCATTCCCTCTCTTCATCCTTCCACCTTTACGCTGATGACCTGTAAATATACATATCCGTACCAGCGGATGAAGTTATGACAGGTATTAGTAAAATTAATTCTGACTTATGTAAAATTAGTACTTGGAGTAAATCGCACGGTCTGACTTTAAATGCTAGTAAGTCACAGGCTGCTATCATTGGTAACCCCAGGCAAACTTGTAAGATCGACTTCAATACCACTGGTTCAATCGTGCTGAATAATTCGACCATACCGTTCAGTGCGACTGTCAAGAACCTCGGCTTGTTTATTGACTCCTCATTCTCCTGGATCCCGCAAACTAATTATGTAAGCAGACGCCTCTTCGCTGCTGTCGGCTCTCTTAAAAGATGGAAGAATCTCCTcccaatcaaaacaaaaatatctttGGCTGAAACTCTGCTCTTACCCATATTGGACTATGCCGACAGCAGCTACACAGATCTAAACGAGGAGCTACTAAACAAGTTGGAGCGGTTGCAAAACCTTTGCATTCGATTTATTTATGGACTAAGGAAATTTGACCACATCACCGAATACCGTACGCGTCTTAAGTGGTTGACAATTAGACGGCGTCGGGATTTCCACGCACTCACCTTACTCTTCTCTATCCTCTATGCTCCCCACACTCCTTCGTACCTTAAAGATCGCTTTCTTGGTGCTGCCGATCGCGACAGGAAGTTGCGCTCATCCACAGATAACAAACTCCAAACCCCACGTAACTGCACAAAATTCTACGGGAAATCTTTAACAGTATATGTTGTACAACTGTGGAATGCTCTGCCCAAAAATATCCGGGATTCGAAATCCTTGCCCATATTCAAAAATCGTcttaaagaactatacttatcgatgccataatagttaatttattcgatcataggtataatatgtatgtctattataataatatatgtaggtatgtagttatatatatactagctgatccccgcggcttcgcccgcgtagatttaggtttttaaagatcccgtatagcctatgtcactcaggaataatgtagctttctactggtgaaagaatttttaaaatcggttcagtagttctaaagattcccctacaaacaaacttaacgacattacctctttatataatactagctgatccccgcggcttcgcccgcgtagatttaggtttttaaagatcccgtatagcctatgtcactcaggaataatgtagctttctactggtgaaagaatttttaaaatcggttcagtagttctaaagattaccccctacaaacaaacttaacgacttacctctttatataatacaacgagccgtgcagcagaaatcgtaatattttaatttcgccataacttcaaaaccaaacgtccaattttaatcattcaaagaccaaatattatctccataaactgttcttagtgatgaaatcatttattttgataaggattaatagcatgagtaaaataaacgcgtttaaatgtagtccaaaaaaaattcaagatttttaaataaaaaaatggttgctgtgcctcactcgacatagatgggtatagtgtgtcgcggacttttttgtagatatttataagatctacaattaattagaacattttatggttctatcttttatagtttaggcagcgtacgcaaaataagtaacttttctggttgattttttacaccttgtgtccgaaaaacccaaatatcttacggaaccctatttttttccaaaataaaatatagcctatgttactcgtggataatgtagctttcgaatggtgaaagaatttttaaaatcggtccagtagtttttgagcctattcagtacaaacaaacaaacaaacaaacaaacaaacaaacaaacaaacaaacaaacaaacaaacaaacaaacaaacaaacaaacaaacaaacaaagttttcctctttataatattagtgtagaagtgtagatagtgtagacaacgggccgtgcagcagaaatcgtaatattttaatttcgccataacttcaaaaccaaacgtccaattttaatcattcaaagaccaaatattatctccataaactgttcttagtgatgaaatcatttattttgataaggattaatagcatgagtaaaataaacgcgtttaaatgtagtccaaaaaaatttcaagatttttaaataaaaaaatggttgctgtgcctcactcgacatagatgggtatagtgtgtcgcggacttttttgtagatatttataagatctacaattaattagaacattttatggttctatcttttatagtttaggcagcgtacgcaaaataagtaacttttctggttgattttttacaccttgtgtccgaaaaacccaaatatcttacggaaccctatttttttccaaaataaaatatagcctatgttactcgtggataatgtagctttcgaatggtgaaagaatttttaaaatcggtccagtagtttttgagcctattcagtacaaacaaacaaacaaacaaacaaacaaacaaacaaacaaacaaacaaacaaacaaagttttcctctttataatattagtgtagatgtagatattatactacttcatttttttttttttttctgtattgcgtgtaagtactatccaacacatctagtttctcctttcaccaaaggttgcctggaagagattgctgtgagcaataaggccgcctttgcatacaataattttgttagtttaagtttctgtaatagttatgtaattttttttttgtgtgcaataaagtatttctatctatctatctattcctAGACCAGAAAGCCCTAGAATGTGATAACAAAAAACTTAGGAAAAGgcgagtaggtatagtccgcgacaggtcgagatggcaagcgggatATGCGAGGCAGGCtgacgcaccgcacacccgcacgtcactcgtgGCCGCCCACACcggcgcggcggggtgattacgtaaaacgttgcagtagcgacagcaacgcgacagcagtagcaatccgacagttcatttgctgtctctcttcttcttcttattttgctttgtggctattactgtctctctctagccggacgtttgacaggaATGATCGCAAGATTTACGCCtatcgcaagcctgtcgcgagatacgtaatcaccccgccgattaGCGTGGGGGTCTACGCcataagtaattataataattagctaaaaataatctaaagtatttttaaccacattttatacTGACACTACAAAAGTGTATTAATAAAGCGGCGCTTCTTTAACCACTTGGAATGAAACATAATTGTCGCAGCGTGCTGTTACGGGACCTTTGGGGAAagcctttttaaaaaaaagattttatttccctaaaactatttaattagttttctaCACAATTTATATTATGAAAACAAATAACCGGAAAGACGTGTTAACTGGTTGACGTTACCCTCGAGACTGACTGTTGTCGTCTAGCCTCTTGTTAGGAGAGCTTAGGTGGGGTGTGCCTGCGTTAGCACTATTGTATACATACCAAAGGTGTAACACCTCCCCCATGGGGGTAAACTTCGGATAGTTTTTCTTCCGAAGTTTATCTTCATAAAGAAGACTTAAAGTTTCCGTTTAAGTTTCGGATATCCAATAGACTTATCTGTGACTTCATCGACTTCACCGCCCTTTGGATTAATATTCACTTCCAActctatattttcaaaattcttatcCGGTAATTTATTTTCCTTTACATTTACGTTTTTGAATATCTTACGAACTACAATATATATCACTCCACCGACAATACCAATGGAAATGATTATGGTTAGAATTGAGTAATGCGTCCcgtattttattatgtgaggaATCTCTTCTGTCAGTTCTGTGCTgaagaaatttttatttaacatttcCCTTTGggattttaaattatctaaatCGATTCTCTCCAAACGAATAGGGGACACACTATCTTTAATTTTCTCAAATTTAAACCTATTACAACACGAATCATTAATGAGATTGTAATCAAAGGTTATTAGAGgtaaagatatatttttatcaagtTTATTTGTCATAAGGACTGTGTTTTTATTGTATCCAATGCATGATTCTCGTAAGGTTAGAACACCAGTACCTAACAAAGTGTCCtctttatgtattttaaatctcTGACATTCTATGATAATTTTACTTGGTTCGGATTGGACAAATATCCACCtattataattcaattttttccAAATATTTACTTTACCATATATGAACTTGGTTTCACATTGGTTCGGGATTTTATTAATGACCTTTGATAACAATTcgctttcacaagtacttttacCATCAGTTGCATACACATTTGCAACATCACATATATAATGttcgtaattaataattaaacagtTATTCAAATCGTCCAGATCGAAATAGTGGTTTTTATCAATAGTCATTGCGATATATTTCGAACTAGGAATTACTAAACTGAAAGACTCTGGTTTACCAGGAATATGCGGTATGGGCAAGGGGATATTATGATATAATCTATATTGTGTACTTGACACTAATGGtatttgtaatacgaatatcaATTTGTTTTTCATATAGTAAGACGATACCTTTGATATTTTCATAATAGTATGTATCATAGAAATCTCAAGTGGGACTGGTAATTCTAATTCTTGAGGTAAATGTCTAGAGCAATCAATAAGTTCCCTGTGGAGTTGTTTTGGAGTAATTATTGATGGATGCAATATATTCTGACTACTAAACATTATGGCATTTATGATATCTTCAAGTTTGAATGATAATGTAAGTATAGACATTTCGAGGCTAGTGAATACATCGTTAATATCTAATTGCAATTGAATTTTATCTTCAGTGATGGATAAATTTCCTATTTTCGCTGAGAATTTGTCAATAGCTTCATTCAGACGGTGTTCATTTACTTGGACCTTTATGAAtgtttcattaaaattattaattatagagttagtaactaaaatattttctttaaccAAAGACGATATTTTCTTTTCGTTATTCAATACGGAATCTATTGCTTCATCAAAAACTACTGCATCATCTTCGTCTAAAGTTCCAAAGATGTGTTTCATAATTGAACCGATCCCTGCAAACCAAGCACTGCGTTTGGCTTTTGTATCTAACAAATGAGATATGGCAGAGAATTGTTTTACTATATCTTGGTATCGTAATGCTAAAGGCTCGAAAATGTTATAGCACTCTTTACTAACTGAAGTTCTCTTACAAGTGTTTCTAACTGTATTAATTACCGAGTTAATATTTTCGACATGTGGTTTTACAAACGATATATCT
This genomic window from Maniola hyperantus chromosome 5, iAphHyp1.2, whole genome shotgun sequence contains:
- the LOC117982578 gene encoding uncharacterized protein, yielding MTGISKINSDLCKISTWSKSHGLTLNASKSQAAIIGNPRQTCKIDFNTTGSIVLNNSTIPFSATVKNLGLFIDSSFSWIPQTNYVSRRLFAAVGSLKRWKNLLPIKTKISLAETLLLPILDYADSSYTDLNEELLNKLERLQNLCIRFIYGLRKFDHITEYRTRLKWLTIRRRRDFHALTLLFSILYAPHTPSYLKDRFLGAADRDRKLRSSTDNKLQTPRNCTKFYGKSLTVYVVQLWNALPKNIRDSKSLPIFKNRLKELYLSMP